A single window of Leptolyngbya ohadii IS1 DNA harbors:
- the cobN gene encoding cobaltochelatase subunit CobN, which translates to MHRLATQPGGWMPDTEGVIFVEQSPAPLVYLTAADTDIQVLAAATGQLPSGFPEVRAVNLLQLQQHLTIDTYAEQVLSQAKAIVLRLLGGRSYWSYGLEVVKQTVEQTGAMLFVLPGDDKPDPELCSHSTVSLTSVDRLWRYFTEGGVENAVNALKFLANTACGTDYETDLPRSIPRVGRYPCPPAPDSPKAGILFYRAHYLAGNTAPIDSLCQALSDRGMEPVPLFVSSLRDGEVQAELLDWFQQKCPIEVLLNATSFSLARLEAETPNVDLWQKLNVPVLQVILSSGTQAQWLEQTRGLSPRDMAMNVALPEVDGRIITRAVSFKAIESRHPMLETDVVGYQPLDDRIQFVADLAANWVQLRQTPVSDRRIALILANYPTKDGRLANGVGLDTPQSCVEILKALQQEGYLVENLPRCIDELTGDDLIALLTRTVTNDPEGQTLRPVNQSLNLEEYDRFFQTLPSAVQQGIGDRWQSPIEELKQRGFLDVLETPAFPIAGVQFGNVFVGVQPARGYDLDPSLNYHAPDLEPPHYYLAFYAWLRSHFGAQAIVHVGKHGNLEWLPGKGTALSAKCYPEAVFGAMPHLYPFIVNDPGEGSQAKRRSQAVILDHLTPPLTRAELYGGLQQLETLMDEYYEAQSLDPSRLTLIRDRILALIDQTNLDQDLALQSGKPSGNQKKSAEDRFAELLTRIDGYLCELKEAQIRDGLHIFGSCPTGRQLRDLIVSIARHPGKNRIGLTRAIAQDWGLAIDPLTADPAALVKDSIAKDFCVVGSPVNAPPPPNSGGLPNQVNSVGSGVSQKIQSLSSPCQSGKKGESATRSTSHPFSIQSPPPRASSAEKTSGDLGGDAAHSTSHPWRTIADVIESLELTAAELIDHLLIDDQLRSSPLAADLPATQKELHWIAKTLLPALKQTDREITNLLHGLSGGYVPSGASGAPTRGRPEVLPTGRNFYSVDIRAIPTMTAWDVGRKAAENLIEQYAQEQGEYPRTLALSIWGTSTMRTGGDDFAEALALLGVQPVWEGSSGRVIDFEILPLSVLGRPRVDVTLRISGFFRDAFPNLIDLFQQAIVAVAALDEPLEQNPLASQVQQDSQNWQQAGLSAEQATDRAQYRIFGSKPGAYGAGLQGLIDAQNWTDDSDLARAYLNWSSYAYTGKSESFAPEAFEQRLRQMQIVLHNQDNREHDLLDSDDYYQFQGGLTAAVRTLSGTNPTVYFGDHALPENPKLRRLEAEIARVYRSRVVNPKWIAGVMRHGYKGAFEMAATVDYLFAYDATARCVQDYMYQGIADAYLFNSEVQTFIQQKNPWALRDMAERLLEANQRGLWQEVNPQILEKLRSLINETEGAIEAMS; encoded by the coding sequence ATGCATCGTTTAGCAACGCAGCCGGGTGGCTGGATGCCAGATACGGAAGGCGTCATATTTGTAGAGCAGTCGCCTGCCCCGCTGGTCTATCTCACCGCTGCTGATACTGATATTCAGGTACTTGCCGCTGCGACGGGTCAACTACCATCAGGTTTTCCTGAAGTCCGGGCAGTCAATTTGCTTCAGCTTCAGCAGCATTTGACGATCGACACCTACGCGGAACAGGTTTTATCCCAGGCAAAGGCGATCGTGCTGCGGCTCCTGGGCGGGCGCTCCTACTGGTCTTACGGGCTAGAAGTCGTCAAGCAAACAGTAGAACAGACAGGCGCAATGCTGTTTGTCCTCCCCGGAGACGATAAGCCCGACCCGGAACTGTGCAGCCATTCCACGGTTTCCCTCACGTCCGTCGATCGCCTGTGGCGCTATTTTACGGAGGGCGGCGTCGAAAATGCCGTCAATGCCCTCAAGTTTTTGGCGAATACAGCTTGCGGCACGGACTACGAAACAGACTTGCCGCGATCAATTCCGCGTGTCGGACGCTACCCCTGCCCCCCTGCTCCAGACTCCCCCAAAGCCGGAATCCTCTTCTACCGCGCCCACTACCTCGCAGGCAACACTGCCCCGATCGATTCTCTCTGTCAGGCATTGAGCGATCGTGGGATGGAGCCTGTGCCGCTGTTTGTCTCTTCGCTGCGGGACGGGGAAGTACAGGCAGAACTATTGGACTGGTTTCAGCAGAAATGCCCGATCGAGGTTTTGCTGAACGCGACGAGTTTTTCCCTGGCGCGACTAGAGGCAGAAACGCCCAACGTGGATCTGTGGCAAAAGCTGAATGTCCCGGTGTTGCAGGTCATCCTCAGTAGCGGCACTCAGGCACAGTGGCTTGAGCAAACCCGTGGGCTTTCCCCTCGCGATATGGCGATGAATGTGGCGCTGCCGGAGGTGGATGGGCGAATTATTACCCGTGCGGTGTCGTTCAAGGCGATCGAATCCCGCCACCCAATGCTGGAAACCGATGTGGTGGGCTATCAGCCGTTGGACGATCGAATTCAGTTTGTGGCGGATCTGGCGGCAAATTGGGTACAGCTGCGTCAGACTCCGGTGAGCGATCGCCGTATTGCCCTGATTCTGGCAAACTATCCCACGAAGGACGGCAGGCTGGCAAACGGGGTGGGACTGGATACGCCCCAGAGCTGTGTGGAAATCCTGAAGGCACTCCAGCAGGAAGGCTACCTTGTCGAAAATCTGCCTCGGTGTATCGATGAACTGACCGGGGATGACCTGATCGCCCTGCTCACTCGAACCGTCACCAACGATCCCGAAGGACAAACCCTGCGTCCGGTGAACCAATCCCTGAACCTGGAGGAGTACGATCGCTTCTTCCAAACCCTCCCCAGTGCTGTCCAGCAGGGCATCGGCGATCGCTGGCAGAGTCCGATCGAAGAACTGAAGCAGCGTGGCTTTCTAGATGTTTTAGAAACACCCGCTTTCCCGATCGCCGGAGTCCAGTTTGGCAATGTGTTTGTCGGGGTGCAGCCCGCTCGCGGCTATGATCTCGATCCGTCGCTGAACTATCATGCCCCTGACCTGGAGCCGCCTCATTATTATTTAGCGTTCTATGCGTGGCTGCGATCGCACTTCGGCGCACAGGCGATCGTCCATGTGGGCAAGCACGGCAATTTAGAATGGCTTCCGGGCAAGGGAACGGCACTCTCGGCGAAGTGTTATCCAGAAGCCGTCTTTGGCGCAATGCCCCACCTGTACCCCTTCATCGTCAACGATCCGGGCGAAGGCTCCCAGGCAAAACGCCGATCGCAAGCCGTCATCCTCGATCACCTCACCCCACCCCTCACCCGCGCCGAGCTTTACGGCGGACTTCAACAGCTCGAAACGCTGATGGATGAATACTACGAAGCACAAAGCCTCGACCCCTCCCGGCTGACTTTAATTCGCGATCGCATCCTGGCTCTGATCGATCAAACCAACTTAGACCAGGATCTCGCCCTTCAATCCGGCAAACCATCCGGCAATCAAAAAAAATCAGCAGAAGACCGCTTTGCCGAACTCCTGACTCGCATCGACGGCTACCTCTGCGAACTCAAAGAAGCTCAAATCCGTGACGGTCTGCATATCTTTGGCAGTTGTCCCACCGGACGGCAGCTTCGAGATCTAATTGTGTCGATCGCCCGTCATCCCGGAAAAAATCGAATTGGGTTAACTCGTGCGATCGCGCAGGATTGGGGCTTGGCGATCGATCCACTGACGGCAGATCCAGCGGCTTTGGTAAAAGATTCGATCGCAAAAGATTTTTGTGTCGTAGGCTCACCTGTTAACGCCCCCCCACCTCCCAATTCTGGGGGGCTTCCGAACCAGGTAAACTCTGTTGGCTCTGGAGTAAGTCAAAAAATTCAAAGTCTTTCCTCCCCCTGTCAAAGCGGCAAAAAAGGGGAAAGTGCAACGCGCTCAACCTCTCACCCCTTTTCCATTCAAAGTCCCCCACCTCGCGCTTCAAGCGCGGAAAAGACAAGTGGGGATTTAGGGGGCGATGCAGCACACTCAACCTCCCACCCCTGGCGCACGATCGCTGATGTGATCGAATCCCTCGAACTCACCGCCGCAGAATTAATTGACCATCTACTCATCGATGACCAGCTACGATCGTCCCCCCTTGCCGCCGATTTGCCTGCGACGCAGAAAGAGCTGCACTGGATCGCCAAAACTCTGCTGCCTGCACTGAAACAAACCGATCGCGAAATCACGAATCTGCTGCACGGATTATCGGGAGGCTATGTGCCCAGCGGCGCATCCGGCGCACCCACACGCGGTCGTCCCGAAGTGCTGCCCACCGGACGCAATTTTTATTCGGTGGATATTCGTGCCATTCCCACCATGACGGCATGGGATGTGGGACGCAAAGCGGCGGAAAACCTGATCGAGCAATACGCCCAGGAGCAGGGAGAATATCCGCGTACCCTCGCTCTCTCCATTTGGGGCACGTCCACCATGCGAACCGGAGGCGATGACTTTGCAGAAGCGTTAGCCCTGCTGGGGGTTCAGCCCGTGTGGGAAGGATCTTCGGGACGGGTGATCGATTTTGAGATTTTGCCGCTTTCCGTCCTGGGTCGTCCCAGAGTCGATGTCACCCTACGGATTTCTGGCTTCTTCCGCGATGCCTTCCCGAATTTGATTGATCTGTTTCAGCAGGCGATCGTCGCAGTTGCCGCATTAGATGAACCTCTGGAGCAAAATCCGCTGGCATCTCAGGTTCAGCAGGATTCTCAAAACTGGCAGCAGGCAGGACTTTCGGCAGAACAGGCGACCGATCGTGCCCAGTACCGCATCTTTGGTTCCAAACCGGGGGCATACGGAGCCGGACTGCAAGGCTTAATCGACGCGCAAAACTGGACAGACGATAGCGATCTGGCGCGGGCTTACCTCAACTGGAGCAGCTACGCCTATACCGGAAAATCCGAAAGCTTTGCCCCAGAAGCATTTGAACAGCGACTTCGCCAGATGCAAATCGTGCTGCACAACCAGGACAACCGCGAACACGACCTGCTGGATTCCGATGACTACTACCAGTTCCAGGGCGGACTCACCGCTGCGGTGCGAACCCTCTCCGGCACTAATCCCACCGTCTACTTCGGCGATCACGCCCTGCCGGAAAATCCCAAACTGCGGCGACTGGAAGCGGAAATCGCCAGAGTTTATCGATCGCGCGTCGTCAATCCCAAATGGATTGCAGGCGTAATGCGGCACGGCTACAAAGGCGCGTTTGAAATGGCAGCAACCGTCGATTATCTTTTTGCCTACGATGCCACTGCCCGCTGTGTCCAGGACTATATGTATCAGGGCATTGCTGATGCCTATTTGTTCAACTCAGAAGTGCAGACCTTTATTCAGCAAAAAAATCCCTGGGCACTACGCGACATGGCAGAACGGCTACTTGAAGCCAACCAGCGGGGACTGTGGCAGGAAGTTAATCCCCAAATTCTGGAAAAATTGCGATCGCTGATTAACGAAACAGAAGGAGCGATCGAAGCGATGAGTTAA